A window of the Williamwhitmania taraxaci genome harbors these coding sequences:
- the pepE gene encoding dipeptidase PepE, giving the protein MKLLLISNSTMAGQPYLQYPLPNIKAFLGSGVKKVLFFPFAAVTFSYDEYEEKVQKKFAEIGIEVESIHHSKNFKKSINEAEAFVVGGGNTFRLLKVIQQNDLIETLRFRVLDGTPFVGWSAGSNVACPTICTTNDMPVTEPDSFSAFNLVRFQINPHYMDANPDGHAGETREERILEFLEMDPDVYVVGLREGCMIRIEDATISLIGDRTMRIFKKGKAPREVGTKDDLDFLFD; this is encoded by the coding sequence ATGAAGTTACTTCTGATCAGTAATTCTACGATGGCGGGCCAACCATACCTGCAATATCCGCTCCCTAACATTAAGGCGTTTCTTGGTAGTGGCGTGAAAAAAGTTCTCTTTTTTCCTTTTGCTGCGGTTACCTTTTCCTACGATGAGTATGAGGAAAAAGTGCAGAAGAAGTTTGCGGAGATTGGTATTGAGGTTGAGTCCATTCACCATTCAAAAAATTTCAAGAAATCGATTAATGAGGCAGAGGCCTTTGTCGTGGGCGGCGGAAATACGTTTAGACTGCTGAAGGTTATACAACAAAATGATCTTATCGAAACTCTTCGTTTTAGAGTTCTCGACGGTACTCCGTTTGTTGGGTGGAGTGCTGGTTCGAACGTGGCTTGCCCTACTATTTGCACTACTAATGATATGCCCGTTACTGAGCCGGACAGTTTTAGTGCATTCAACCTTGTGCGATTCCAAATCAACCCTCACTATATGGATGCCAATCCTGATGGCCATGCCGGTGAGACCCGTGAGGAGAGAATACTGGAATTTCTTGAGATGGATCCAGATGTTTACGTTGTCGGTTTGCGCGAAGGTTGTATGATCCGAATTGAGGATGCTACCATTAGTTTGATTGGTGATAGAACGATGCGTATATTTAAAAAGGGCAAAGCCCCTCGGGAGGTTGGAACTAAAGATGATTTAGATTTCCTTTTCGATTAG
- a CDS encoding nucleotide pyrophosphohydrolase — MDFEEYQKMVDAWIKAYGVRYFSELTNMALLTEEVGELARLMARTYGDQSFKKDDEKGSIGDELADVFFVLTCIANQTGVDLTEAISRNFEKKTLRDADRHHQNKKLL, encoded by the coding sequence ATGGATTTTGAGGAATATCAAAAAATGGTTGATGCCTGGATTAAGGCATATGGAGTGCGTTACTTTAGCGAGTTAACCAATATGGCACTTCTCACCGAGGAGGTAGGCGAACTTGCACGACTTATGGCGCGTACTTATGGCGATCAGTCGTTTAAGAAAGACGACGAAAAGGGCAGTATAGGCGATGAACTTGCCGATGTTTTTTTCGTTCTAACTTGTATTGCAAATCAAACAGGGGTCGATCTAACTGAGGCTATTTCACGAAATTTTGAAAAAAAGACCTTGCGTGATGCAGATCGTCACCACCAGAACAAGAAGCTACTATAA
- the dtd gene encoding D-aminoacyl-tRNA deacylase, which translates to MRGLVQRVIQASVTIDGSVVAEIGNGVLVLVGIEAADTTEDSSWLASKISALRIFDDENGVMNKSLVEIRGEALVVSQFTLHALTKKGNRPSYIKAARPEVAIPLYEQFIYDLQLTISTPIKTGSFGAHMQLSLINDGPVTIWIDTKSRE; encoded by the coding sequence ATGCGTGGTTTAGTTCAGCGAGTTATTCAAGCATCGGTTACTATTGATGGTAGTGTAGTTGCAGAAATAGGTAATGGGGTTTTGGTTTTAGTTGGCATTGAAGCGGCCGATACTACAGAGGATAGCAGTTGGCTGGCTTCTAAGATTTCGGCTTTGCGTATTTTTGACGACGAAAATGGCGTGATGAACAAATCTTTGGTGGAAATCAGAGGTGAAGCCCTTGTTGTGAGCCAGTTTACGCTACACGCCCTTACTAAGAAAGGGAATCGTCCTTCCTATATTAAGGCGGCGCGGCCAGAAGTGGCAATTCCTCTTTATGAGCAATTTATTTACGATTTGCAATTAACTATCTCTACACCAATAAAAACAGGTTCCTTTGGTGCGCACATGCAATTATCGCTCATTAATGACGGACCGGTCACGATTTGGATTGATACAAAAAGCCGAGAGTAA